In Dermacentor silvarum isolate Dsil-2018 chromosome 2, BIME_Dsil_1.4, whole genome shotgun sequence, the following proteins share a genomic window:
- the LOC125943625 gene encoding uncharacterized protein LOC125943625, translated as MCKSKPRQENVAHCEESASVSEDYGQFLLHLRESSRGLVGPIWRTLQWKGVPVKMQVDTGSPVSIVTWPTYAQHRHRWPMLEKSSFQLSCFLGRLPVKGQLEVPVTYAGKTVNATLVVLGCSGPNLCGRDIIQAFQLTGPSAQRGRQRRCTSPQTFARRTRMVQELWGRRQLETRSDTEYQGIPPEHGQDGRW; from the exons ATGTGCAAATCCAAGCCACGCCAAGAAAATGTAGCTCATTGTGAGGAGTCAGCCTCCGTAAGCGAGGACTACGGACAGTTCCTGTTACACCTCCGTGAGTCGTCGAGAGGACTGGTCGGGCCTATATGGCGAACGCTACAGTGGAAAGGGGTGCCCGTGAAGATGCAAGTGGACACCGGGTCACCAGTGTCAATAGTGACATGGCCAACTTACGCCCAGCACCGTCACCGTTGGCCCATGCTCGAAAAGTCGTCGTTTCAACTGAGTTGCTTCCTCGGTAGACTACCTGTGAAAGGACAGCTGGAAGTTCCTGTCACCTACGCTGGAAAAACCGTCAACGCGACGCTAGTGGTGCTCGGCTGCTCAGGTCCAAACCTCTGTGGGCGAGACATAATTCAAGCATTTCAGCTGACTGGACCCAGTGCTCAACGTGGACGTCAACGACG GTGCACTTCCCCGCAGACATTCGCCCGGAGAACCCGTATGGTGCAAGAACTATGGGGCAGGCGCCAGCTGGAGACGCGCAGTGATACAGAATACCAGGGGATCCCGCCTGAGCACGGTCAAGACGGAAGATGGTGA